In Alistipes ihumii AP11, a genomic segment contains:
- a CDS encoding amidophosphoribosyltransferase, translating into MSDSIKHECGIAMIRLLKPVDFYLKKYGSAFYGLNKMHLLMEKQHNRGQDGAGLANIKLYPEPGCVYIDRERSNTATPIKDVFQRIESRIAEATAKNPERLRDAQWLKRHVGFTGEVFLGHLRYGTFGKNNIENVHPVSRENNWMTRSLVLAGNFNLTNIDELFRRLIELGQYPPATTDTVTILERIGHFLDRENDDKYRYFKDKGYSKQQITDLLAKHIDLKEVVSLAARRWDGGYVMAGMIGHGDAFVMRDPCGIRPAFYYRDDEVVVAASERAVIQTVFNKPYEQVRELEPGHVLLVRRDGDFSVEPFTAPQPIRPCSFERIYFSRGSDRDIYRERKRLGALLVPQILRSIDHDIENTVFSYIPNTAESAFFGLVGGLDEYCQHIRAERILRENGSLTEQRLKEILRFKPRFEKVAIKDVKMRTFITQDNDRDDLVAHVYDITYGTIRAGKDNLVILDDSIVRGTTLRQSIVRILDRLEPRKIVVCSSAPQIRYPDCYGIDMSRLGDFVAFRAAVELLRESGRQTLIDDVYRECLEQLQGERSQAANCVKRIYEPFTDEQISAKIAQIIKAPDIRSQVEVIYQTVPNMHEAIPAHGGDWYFTGDYPTPGGNAVADQAFVNFYEKRNERAY; encoded by the coding sequence ATGAGCGATTCGATCAAACACGAGTGCGGCATCGCCATGATCCGCCTGCTGAAACCCGTCGATTTCTATCTAAAAAAATACGGCTCGGCCTTTTACGGGCTGAACAAAATGCACCTGCTGATGGAAAAGCAGCACAACCGGGGACAGGACGGAGCCGGACTGGCCAACATCAAGCTCTATCCCGAGCCCGGATGCGTCTACATCGACCGCGAGCGCTCGAACACCGCCACGCCTATCAAAGACGTTTTCCAGCGCATCGAGTCGCGGATCGCGGAGGCGACGGCGAAAAACCCCGAGCGGCTCCGCGACGCGCAGTGGCTCAAGCGCCATGTCGGATTCACCGGCGAGGTGTTCCTCGGCCATCTGCGCTACGGCACGTTCGGCAAGAACAACATCGAGAACGTGCATCCCGTCTCGCGCGAGAACAACTGGATGACGCGCAGTCTGGTACTGGCCGGCAATTTCAACCTGACGAACATCGACGAGCTGTTCCGGCGCCTGATCGAACTGGGACAGTACCCGCCGGCGACAACCGACACCGTGACGATCCTCGAACGCATCGGACATTTCCTCGACCGCGAGAACGACGACAAATACCGCTATTTCAAAGATAAGGGATACTCCAAGCAGCAGATTACCGACCTGCTGGCCAAGCATATCGACCTGAAAGAGGTCGTCTCGCTGGCAGCCCGTCGCTGGGACGGCGGCTACGTGATGGCCGGCATGATCGGGCACGGCGACGCGTTCGTCATGCGCGACCCCTGCGGCATCCGTCCGGCGTTCTACTACCGCGACGACGAAGTAGTCGTGGCCGCCTCGGAACGCGCGGTGATCCAGACCGTATTCAACAAGCCCTACGAGCAGGTCCGGGAACTGGAGCCGGGCCATGTGCTGCTCGTCCGCCGCGACGGGGACTTCTCGGTCGAACCGTTCACCGCGCCGCAGCCCATCCGCCCCTGCTCGTTCGAACGAATCTACTTCTCGCGCGGAAGCGACCGCGACATCTACCGCGAACGCAAGCGGCTGGGCGCGCTGCTCGTGCCGCAAATCCTGCGCAGCATCGACCACGACATCGAAAATACGGTTTTCTCCTATATTCCCAATACGGCCGAGAGCGCCTTTTTCGGACTGGTCGGAGGATTGGACGAATACTGCCAGCATATCCGCGCCGAAAGGATTCTCCGCGAGAACGGCTCGCTCACCGAACAGCGGCTCAAGGAGATCCTGCGGTTCAAGCCCCGTTTCGAGAAAGTGGCGATCAAGGACGTCAAGATGCGGACGTTCATCACGCAGGACAACGACCGCGACGATCTGGTGGCCCACGTCTACGACATCACCTACGGCACGATACGTGCCGGAAAAGACAATCTGGTGATCCTCGACGATTCGATCGTGCGGGGCACGACGCTGCGGCAGAGCATCGTCCGGATACTCGACCGGCTCGAGCCGCGCAAGATCGTCGTCTGCTCGTCGGCCCCGCAGATCCGCTATCCGGACTGCTACGGGATCGACATGTCGCGACTGGGCGACTTCGTCGCCTTCCGGGCCGCTGTCGAACTGCTGCGCGAAAGCGGACGGCAGACGCTCATCGACGACGTCTACCGCGAATGTCTCGAGCAGTTGCAAGGCGAGCGAAGCCAAGCCGCGAACTGCGTCAAACGAATCTACGAGCCGTTCACCGACGAGCAGATTTCGGCTAAGATCGCGCAGATCATCAAGGCGCCGGATATCCGCTCGCAGGTCGAAGTGATCTACCAGACCGTGCCGAACATGCACGAGGCGATCCCCGCGCACGGGGGCGACTGGTACTTCACCGGCGACTACCCTACCCCGGGCGGCAACGCGGTCGCCGATCAGGCGTTCGTCAACTTTTACGAGAAACGCAACGAAAGAGCATATTAA
- the rbr gene encoding rubrerythrin yields the protein MGKSIKGTKTERNLLKAFAGESQARTRYTFFASVAKKEGFEQIAGVFLETADQEKEHAKRFFKFLEGGMVEITASYPAGVIATTRENLAAAAAGENEEWTELYPEFARVADEEGFPAVAATFRFISKVEAEHEARYRTLLARVEADKVFERDEEIEWQCRNCGYVHKGKNAPEMCPSCSHPKAYFEPKKNNY from the coding sequence ATGGGAAAAAGTATCAAAGGAACCAAGACCGAGCGGAATCTGCTCAAGGCGTTCGCCGGTGAATCGCAGGCGCGCACGCGCTACACGTTCTTCGCCAGCGTGGCCAAGAAGGAAGGTTTCGAACAGATCGCGGGCGTCTTTCTCGAGACGGCCGATCAGGAAAAGGAGCATGCCAAACGTTTCTTCAAGTTTCTGGAAGGCGGCATGGTCGAGATTACGGCCAGCTATCCGGCCGGCGTCATAGCGACGACGCGGGAGAACCTGGCGGCTGCGGCCGCGGGCGAGAACGAAGAGTGGACCGAGCTCTACCCCGAGTTCGCGCGGGTGGCCGACGAGGAGGGATTCCCCGCCGTTGCCGCGACGTTCCGCTTCATCTCGAAAGTCGAGGCCGAGCATGAGGCCCGGTACCGGACTTTGCTCGCACGCGTCGAGGCGGACAAGGTGTTCGAGCGCGACGAGGAGATCGAATGGCAGTGCCGCAACTGCGGGTATGTGCACAAGGGCAAGAACGCGCCCGAGATGTGCCCGTCGTGCAGCCATCCCAAGGCCTATTTCGAACCGAAGAAGAACAACTACTGA
- a CDS encoding phosphatase PAP2 family protein → MHVSRPYRVGIIAALALLCMAPNPAAARTSEKSPKTPEIAGDIAAVALPAAGLIVSLAVGDRQGVKQLALACAADLAVGYGLKYAIGKSRPAGHEGPAFPSIHSAVAFAGASYIQRRYGWKFGAPAYALAVYVGWSRIGAGARKHDIWDVLAGAALGAGCGYLFTKPYRKRRTSLAVVPVGPVGECVGVRAALVF, encoded by the coding sequence ATGCACGTTTCACGCCCATATCGAGTCGGAATCATCGCCGCGCTGGCTTTGTTGTGCATGGCACCGAATCCGGCGGCCGCCCGCACGTCCGAGAAAAGCCCGAAAACGCCGGAAATCGCCGGCGATATCGCTGCGGTCGCCCTCCCGGCTGCCGGACTGATCGTCTCGCTGGCTGTCGGAGACCGTCAAGGCGTCAAGCAACTGGCTCTGGCGTGCGCCGCCGATCTGGCCGTCGGCTACGGGTTGAAATACGCGATCGGCAAATCCCGGCCGGCAGGACACGAAGGGCCGGCCTTCCCGTCCATTCACTCGGCGGTCGCCTTCGCCGGAGCATCGTACATCCAACGACGCTACGGCTGGAAATTCGGAGCTCCGGCCTACGCGCTGGCCGTCTATGTCGGCTGGAGCCGCATCGGAGCCGGCGCGCGAAAACACGACATTTGGGACGTGCTCGCCGGAGCGGCTTTGGGAGCGGGCTGCGGTTACCTGTTTACGAAGCCCTACCGCAAACGGCGGACGTCGCTCGCCGTCGTTCCGGTCGGCCCGGTCGGCGAATGCGTCGGAGTCCGCGCCGCCCTCGTGTTCTGA
- a CDS encoding helix-turn-helix domain-containing protein, whose amino-acid sequence MKEHNIPRLDLTTINPEARENIETIGHDLAVFDDFGGVPVFEYPSRINLAVLSLCLSGEASASINLKEYTFRTNDMLILMPGQIVQRHGESDDFTGCAFAISTDFVKNSLLGIQQFLPVFLRLKDDPCLRLNPDEIVRILEYHSFLRQKMRQKSHRYQREIALSLLHALFFDIAHIFDQHQPVCPKPQTRKDELFELFIRTVGEHYKQQRSVAFYADKLCLTPKHLSNVIKELTGKSASQWIDDYVVLEAKTLLKSTNLTILQISEELHFANQSFFGKYFKQHTGLSPMRYRRS is encoded by the coding sequence ATGAAAGAGCACAACATCCCGCGCCTCGACCTGACGACGATCAATCCGGAAGCCCGGGAGAACATCGAAACGATCGGCCACGATCTGGCCGTGTTCGACGACTTCGGCGGAGTTCCGGTTTTCGAATATCCGAGCCGGATCAATCTGGCCGTGCTCTCCCTGTGTCTCAGCGGAGAGGCCAGCGCCAGCATCAACCTCAAGGAATACACGTTCCGTACCAACGACATGCTCATTCTGATGCCCGGGCAAATCGTCCAGCGACACGGCGAGAGCGACGATTTTACCGGTTGCGCATTCGCCATATCGACCGATTTCGTCAAAAACTCGCTGCTGGGAATCCAGCAGTTCCTGCCCGTTTTTCTGCGACTCAAGGACGATCCGTGCCTGCGCCTGAATCCGGACGAAATCGTCCGGATACTGGAGTACCACTCGTTCCTCCGGCAGAAAATGAGGCAGAAAAGCCACCGTTACCAGCGTGAGATCGCCCTGTCGCTGCTTCATGCGCTTTTCTTCGACATAGCCCACATATTCGATCAGCACCAGCCGGTCTGTCCAAAGCCCCAGACTCGAAAGGACGAGCTCTTCGAGCTGTTCATACGCACGGTCGGCGAGCACTATAAGCAGCAACGGAGCGTAGCGTTCTACGCCGACAAGCTCTGCCTGACGCCGAAGCACCTGTCGAACGTAATCAAGGAGCTGACGGGAAAATCGGCCAGCCAGTGGATCGACGACTACGTCGTACTCGAAGCCAAAACCCTGCTCAAGTCGACCAACCTGACGATACTCCAGATTTCCGAGGAACTCCACTTCGCCAACCAGTCCTTCTTCGGAAAATACTTCAAGCAGCACACGGGCCTGTCCCCCATGCGATACAGACGGTCCTGA
- a CDS encoding protein-disulfide reductase DsbD family protein, protein MSRTLPFKLLLSALLLLPAIGLEAQKPDPVAWETSVESMGEDVYLLRIEARIEAPWHIYDTGPYEGGPNPTTISFESNPDAELIGGIAEPAPPRRVRDELFGMEIGTYASKAVFTQRVRLKKAGDITLKATVEWMACDEGSCLPPEERTLTFTIRGASAGQTAGGTGATGTERPAQAETKPAPDIRQTTEARGRANEAADGQSPLSQTKISFGDKPSPKADSPTEDRTDKAEAAASAEPDGQESALRPAASSAQETGGSLWAAIVEAMLWGLAALLTPCVFPMIPMTVSFFMKGSENRTRGRFRALAYGLCIVGLYTLPITIIIVITNLFGQGTVTADIFNWLATHWIPNVIFFLVFMVFAASFFGAFEITMPSRLVNRSDERADRGGLTGIFFMALTLVLVSFSCTGPIVGSVLIKSTSGEIWAPVFTMLAFSVVFALPFTLFALFPSLLNRLPKSGGWLNSVKVVLGFLELALGLKFLSVADQTYHWGILDREVYLALWIVIFSLLGFYLLGKLRFKHDSEVKSIGVARLLLSVVTFSFVVYLIPGMWGAPLKGISGYLPPLETQDFVPAVPSPSAAVPDKDAFPKPKHSDFLKLPHGLRGFFDLDEAAQYARQVGKPLFVDYTGHGCVNCREMEAKVWSDPQVLRLLRDDFVIVALYSDDKKVLSESEWIATPDGRTLKSIGKINAYLAHKRFGINSQPYYLILGPDERPLVPGRGYNLDVQAFVDFLEEGLLNYRALK, encoded by the coding sequence ATGAGCCGAACCCTTCCGTTCAAGTTGCTGTTGTCGGCGCTGCTGCTGTTGCCGGCCATCGGGCTCGAAGCCCAGAAACCCGATCCGGTCGCATGGGAAACCTCCGTCGAGAGCATGGGCGAAGACGTATACCTGCTCCGGATCGAGGCCCGGATCGAAGCGCCCTGGCACATATACGACACGGGGCCTTACGAAGGCGGCCCCAACCCGACGACCATCTCTTTCGAATCGAACCCGGATGCGGAGCTGATCGGCGGCATCGCGGAACCCGCGCCTCCCCGCCGGGTCCGCGACGAGCTGTTCGGCATGGAAATCGGGACCTATGCCTCGAAAGCCGTGTTCACCCAGCGGGTACGGCTCAAAAAGGCCGGCGACATTACGCTGAAGGCTACCGTCGAATGGATGGCCTGCGACGAAGGCAGCTGTCTGCCGCCCGAAGAGCGGACTCTGACGTTCACGATACGCGGAGCCTCGGCAGGACAGACAGCGGGCGGCACGGGTGCAACCGGTACCGAGAGACCGGCGCAGGCGGAAACGAAACCTGCTCCGGACATACGGCAGACGACCGAAGCCCGAGGCCGGGCAAACGAGGCGGCGGACGGACAGAGTCCCCTCTCGCAGACGAAAATTTCTTTCGGCGACAAGCCGTCCCCGAAAGCGGACTCGCCGACCGAGGATCGGACAGACAAGGCGGAAGCCGCCGCTTCCGCCGAACCGGACGGACAGGAAAGCGCACTCCGGCCTGCCGCCTCGTCTGCCCAAGAGACCGGAGGATCACTGTGGGCCGCCATCGTCGAGGCCATGCTGTGGGGACTGGCGGCCCTGCTGACACCCTGCGTCTTTCCGATGATTCCGATGACCGTGTCGTTTTTCATGAAAGGCAGCGAGAACCGGACGCGGGGCCGATTCAGAGCGCTGGCCTACGGACTTTGCATCGTCGGACTCTACACGTTGCCTATCACGATCATCATCGTCATCACCAACCTCTTCGGACAGGGAACCGTCACGGCCGACATTTTCAACTGGCTGGCCACGCACTGGATTCCGAACGTGATCTTCTTCCTCGTCTTCATGGTTTTCGCCGCCTCCTTTTTCGGAGCGTTCGAGATCACGATGCCGAGCCGTTTGGTGAACCGAAGCGACGAACGGGCGGACCGGGGCGGCCTGACAGGTATCTTTTTCATGGCGCTGACGCTCGTGCTGGTCTCGTTCTCGTGCACGGGCCCGATCGTGGGTTCCGTACTGATCAAGTCGACTTCGGGCGAGATATGGGCTCCCGTTTTCACGATGCTGGCCTTCTCGGTCGTGTTCGCGCTGCCCTTCACGCTGTTCGCCCTGTTCCCCTCGCTGCTGAACCGCCTGCCCAAAAGCGGAGGCTGGCTCAATTCGGTCAAGGTCGTACTGGGATTTCTGGAGCTCGCGCTCGGACTGAAGTTCCTCAGCGTCGCCGACCAAACCTACCATTGGGGAATTCTCGACCGGGAAGTATATCTGGCGCTGTGGATCGTCATCTTCTCGCTGCTGGGCTTTTATCTGCTCGGCAAGCTGCGTTTCAAACACGACAGCGAGGTGAAATCGATCGGCGTCGCACGGCTGCTGCTGTCGGTCGTCACGTTCTCGTTCGTCGTATACCTGATCCCCGGCATGTGGGGCGCTCCGCTGAAAGGCATATCGGGCTACCTGCCGCCGCTCGAAACTCAGGACTTCGTGCCTGCCGTACCGTCGCCTTCGGCCGCCGTACCGGACAAAGACGCGTTTCCCAAGCCGAAGCACAGCGACTTTCTGAAGCTGCCGCACGGTCTCCGGGGCTTTTTCGATCTGGACGAGGCCGCACAGTACGCTCGTCAGGTCGGGAAGCCCCTGTTTGTCGACTATACGGGACACGGCTGCGTCAACTGCCGGGAAATGGAGGCCAAGGTTTGGTCGGACCCGCAGGTGCTGCGACTGCTGCGCGACGACTTCGTGATCGTCGCGCTGTATTCCGATGATAAGAAGGTCCTGTCCGAAAGCGAGTGGATCGCCACGCCGGACGGACGGACGCTCAAAAGCATCGGGAAGATCAATGCCTATCTGGCCCACAAGCGGTTCGGAATCAATTCGCAACCCTACTACCTGATCCTCGGGCCCGACGAGCGGCCGCTGGTCCCGGGACGGGGCTACAACCTCGATGTGCAGGCGTTCGTCGATTTTCTGGAAGAAGGGCTGCTCAATTATCGGGCGCTGAAATGA
- a CDS encoding phospholipase A produces MRKKIAALLLILSCLGSAEAQKHRRHPDPERFPDTAEVYSRLESVPPFGIYKDNYFVTGSSFSGGKLTKNNSDAKFQISIRHRLIKGVLPFHTYLFLTYTQKSFWDIYKKSKPFAESNYNPTLGLGTPITRRDKLVGLGMLQFEHESNGRGGDSSRSWNRISLTGIFEFNRRFSGELKLWIPMGLSDNPDYVRYGGYGQAAVNYKSLDERVRLSLLVVKRGGWNLNANLRLEAGYRLSRRSNQYLFLQYYNGYAESMIEYRQFHSYWRIGFAIKPRGWTIF; encoded by the coding sequence ATGAGGAAAAAAATAGCGGCCCTTCTGCTGATCTTGTCGTGCCTCGGTTCGGCGGAAGCCCAGAAGCACCGGCGTCATCCCGATCCGGAGCGGTTTCCCGACACGGCCGAGGTCTACAGCCGGCTGGAGTCGGTTCCTCCGTTCGGAATTTACAAGGATAACTACTTCGTCACGGGCTCGAGCTTTTCGGGCGGGAAGCTGACCAAGAACAATTCCGACGCTAAGTTTCAGATCAGCATCCGTCACCGCCTGATCAAGGGCGTGCTTCCTTTTCATACTTACCTGTTCCTTACCTATACGCAGAAGTCCTTTTGGGATATATACAAGAAATCGAAACCTTTCGCCGAGAGCAATTATAACCCGACGCTCGGGCTGGGCACTCCGATTACCCGCCGGGACAAGCTCGTGGGACTCGGGATGCTGCAGTTCGAGCATGAGTCGAACGGCCGGGGAGGCGATTCGTCGCGCAGCTGGAACCGGATTTCGCTGACGGGGATATTCGAGTTCAACCGGCGCTTCAGCGGGGAGCTCAAGCTCTGGATTCCGATGGGGCTTTCCGACAATCCCGACTATGTACGCTACGGAGGCTACGGCCAGGCAGCCGTCAATTACAAGAGCCTCGACGAGCGGGTCCGCCTCTCGCTGCTGGTCGTCAAACGCGGCGGCTGGAACCTGAACGCGAACCTGCGTCTTGAGGCGGGCTACCGGCTTTCGAGACGCAGCAATCAGTATCTTTTCCTGCAATATTACAATGGTTATGCCGAAAGCATGATCGAATACCGGCAGTTCCACAGCTACTGGCGGATCGGTTTTGCGATCAAGCCGCGCGGGTGGACGATTTTCTGA